A region of the Thermoanaerobaculia bacterium genome:
CGCGTGAAAGGAGTGGCTCATGAACCGTCGGACGCTTCTCGGGTTCCTCGCGGCCGGGACGGCCGCCGCACTGAGCTCCGGATGGGCGGTGGAGGGCGAGCCTCGCCGGCCCGCCGTCCGGCGGCATCGCCGGGCCGTGAGACGGCGCGTTCGCCGGCGGATCCGGCGGCGCGTGACGTTCCGGATGATCCATGGCCGCCGCGTGTGGGTCGTTCCGGTGGGCCTGGCGCCGGGTTGGGAGCTCGTTCACGAAAACCGGGTCGTCGTCGTCCGTGAGACGAAATTCGTCGAGATCGGCGGGGCGAGGACGGAGGTCGTCGTCGTCGAGGGAAGCGACGGCAAGACCGAGCAGGTCGAGATCGCGCGCGAGGACACTCCCGAGAATCGCGAGAACCTCGAGGGCAGCATCCTGCCCGATTCCGACAAATCGACGCCGGGCGTCGAGTCCGAGGTCGAAGGAGAGCAATAGCGCAGGACGGGCGCAGGAGCGCGGTGGAGGCGACGACGATCGGCAAGAAATGTTCGCGCCCTCCGATCTCTTCGCCGGCTCGACAGGCTCGCGGTCGTCGGCGCGGGGAGGGGCACTCAGCCCGAACGGCGGGCGCCTTCCCGCGCGAGCCACGGGCGGACCAGGATCCCGATTCCGGCGGCGATGACGAAGATCGGCCAGGCCTCGCCCCAGGTCAGGCCGAAGAGGCCCCACTCGCCGATCAGTCCGTAGATTCCGACGATCACGAACCAGTAGCCGCCCCAGCGCTGGCGCGCGCCGCCGAAGAGCCGGACGGCTCCGATCGCAATCAGGATCAAAGGCCACCAGCGCTTCAGGGGCTCGAGGGAGACCATGTTCAGCTGCGCCAGGAGCAAGGCCGCCCCGATCGCAATGAGGAAAATCCCGGTCGTTTTCCTGACGCCGCCGAGTCTGCGCGAGGGAAAACCGAGGCGTCGCCCCTCCGCGTTGGCCGATTCGTCCATGGAGTCTCCTTTCGCCGCCCGGCGGCGGACAGGCAAACGATAAAGGGAAGGCGGAGCGAATGCCACCAGCCGGCCCGGGATCCCCAGGCGTACCTGATTCAGTTGGATCACGAATCAAAGGATTCGGGTGAATTACATTGGGCCCGGTTCGAAGGGAGGAACCGAAGATGATTCGTATGAGAC
Encoded here:
- a CDS encoding DUF5668 domain-containing protein; the encoded protein is MDESANAEGRRLGFPSRRLGGVRKTTGIFLIAIGAALLLAQLNMVSLEPLKRWWPLILIAIGAVRLFGGARQRWGGYWFVIVGIYGLIGEWGLFGLTWGEAWPIFVIAAGIGILVRPWLAREGARRSG